A window from Salinibaculum sp. SYNS191 encodes these proteins:
- a CDS encoding type B DNA-directed DNA polymerase, whose protein sequence is MPFSIDFLDDGRVLEWEATADGAVATERQDYTPRFYVAARDPETDLDLTTLQSVYDQHPDVVATEMVARRPGFRRDEEAVLAVDVAHIDRVTPLARQARQLSDYPVGDLACFNVDFSREFRYCLETDADPTPASELSTLRLSVPVTETSNDIYGELSVAGDTVTGSPTDLLTAVQGALDAHDPDVLVCSTSEIVPTLYEMATAAGVDGFSLSRWPDVDYQQLASRSTYSSYGRVGHSPARYNVPGRAIIDESNTFFYGETNLEGVLDLVSRSNKPVQELAWASIGNVLTAIQICEAHDRGVLVPWNSWRHEFYKPMGTLHDADRGGFIFAPEVGLHENVHELDFSSLYPNIICTRNVSPDVIRCECHSDREDVPGLGYSICDERGYLVDVLQPIIDARDEIKAAIRREKERDNPDEDRLAELEGRSGALKWILVACFGYQGFSNAKFGRIECHEAINAFAREILLTAKQRLEAGGWRVVHGIVDSIWVTPDPDVDDEDREDLGTLATEITERVEIRLEHEAHYDWVAFVPQRESDAGALTKYFGKVAGDDDFKVRGIEARQRSTPPFIVDIQRDCLDQLDATRSPDAVLGRLERAIDELQAGNVAVERLVERNRVSKPLEGYSQNTQNVAALKRAREQELAVHPGQDIEYVVVDDEKSSRDRVALAHEEIETYDASYYETQLIRAVESVLSPLGWARTDIRRRLAETREVELTEFTAARNG, encoded by the coding sequence ATGCCGTTCAGTATCGACTTTCTGGACGACGGCCGCGTCCTGGAGTGGGAGGCAACCGCCGACGGCGCCGTCGCGACCGAGCGCCAAGACTACACCCCACGCTTCTACGTCGCCGCTCGCGACCCAGAGACCGACCTCGACCTCACAACGCTCCAGTCGGTGTACGACCAGCACCCGGACGTCGTCGCGACCGAGATGGTTGCGCGACGCCCCGGCTTTCGACGAGACGAGGAGGCCGTTCTCGCAGTCGACGTTGCCCACATCGATCGCGTCACTCCACTCGCCCGGCAAGCGCGCCAGCTGTCGGACTATCCAGTCGGGGATCTCGCCTGTTTCAACGTCGACTTCTCGCGAGAGTTCCGGTACTGTCTGGAGACCGACGCCGATCCGACGCCGGCGAGCGAGCTGTCGACGCTCCGGCTCAGCGTTCCGGTGACCGAAACGAGCAACGACATCTATGGGGAGCTGTCTGTCGCCGGCGATACTGTTACCGGCTCGCCGACGGATCTCCTGACCGCCGTCCAGGGGGCGCTCGACGCACACGATCCGGACGTCCTGGTCTGCTCAACCAGCGAGATCGTCCCAACTCTGTACGAGATGGCGACGGCTGCCGGCGTCGACGGCTTCTCGCTGAGTCGGTGGCCGGACGTCGACTACCAGCAACTCGCGAGCCGGTCGACGTACTCGAGCTACGGCCGCGTCGGTCACTCACCGGCGCGGTACAACGTGCCCGGCCGGGCGATCATCGACGAATCGAACACGTTCTTCTACGGGGAGACGAACCTCGAGGGCGTCCTCGACCTCGTGTCGCGCTCGAACAAGCCCGTCCAGGAGCTCGCATGGGCGTCGATCGGGAACGTGCTCACGGCGATCCAGATCTGTGAAGCCCACGACCGCGGCGTCCTCGTGCCATGGAACTCCTGGCGCCACGAGTTCTACAAACCGATGGGGACGCTCCACGACGCCGACCGCGGCGGCTTCATCTTCGCGCCCGAGGTCGGGCTTCACGAGAACGTCCACGAACTCGACTTCTCCTCGTTGTACCCGAACATCATCTGTACCCGGAACGTCTCGCCGGACGTCATCCGGTGTGAGTGCCACAGCGACCGCGAGGACGTCCCCGGCCTCGGGTACTCGATCTGTGACGAGCGGGGTTACCTCGTCGACGTGCTACAGCCGATCATCGACGCGCGCGACGAGATCAAGGCGGCCATCCGTCGCGAGAAGGAACGGGACAACCCCGACGAGGACCGGCTGGCGGAACTCGAGGGACGGTCGGGAGCGCTGAAGTGGATCCTCGTCGCCTGCTTCGGCTATCAAGGGTTCAGCAACGCGAAATTCGGCCGAATCGAGTGCCACGAAGCAATCAACGCGTTCGCTCGCGAGATTCTGCTGACGGCGAAACAGCGGCTGGAAGCCGGCGGCTGGCGCGTCGTCCACGGCATCGTCGACTCCATCTGGGTGACGCCGGACCCTGACGTCGACGACGAGGACCGCGAGGACCTCGGGACGCTCGCGACGGAGATCACGGAACGCGTCGAGATTCGGCTCGAACACGAGGCCCACTACGACTGGGTGGCGTTCGTTCCGCAGCGCGAGAGCGACGCCGGCGCGCTGACGAAGTACTTCGGCAAGGTCGCCGGCGACGACGACTTCAAGGTCAGAGGCATCGAAGCCCGGCAGCGCTCAACCCCGCCGTTCATCGTGGACATCCAGCGGGACTGTCTCGACCAGCTCGATGCCACGCGGTCACCGGACGCGGTGCTCGGACGGCTCGAACGAGCAATCGACGAACTGCAGGCGGGCAACGTAGCAGTGGAGCGCCTCGTCGAGCGGAATCGTGTCTCCAAGCCCCTGGAAGGCTACTCACAGAATACCCAGAACGTGGCCGCCTTGAAACGGGCTCGCGAGCAGGAACTGGCAGTCCACCCGGGGCAGGATATCGAGTACGTGGTCGTCGACGACGAGAAATCCTCGCGAGACCGGGTCGCCCTCGCCCACGAGGAGATCGAGACCTACGACGCCTCGTACTACGAGACGCAGCTGATCAGAGCGGTCGAGAGCGTGCTTTCACCGCTCGGGTGGGCTCGTACAGACATTCGACGGAGACTCGCAGAGACACGAGAGGTGGAGCTGACGGAGTTCACAGCAGCCCGGAACGGATGA
- a CDS encoding cell division control protein Cdc6, which translates to MSTYTSTFRKIAEQVNAKAENPLDVPYQGLSAEHYRDQKLWPVVQREFSGGLVVIIDEIDKHGEVNEVLYTLSRSQSKDDVDFPVLTIGISNDIEFKGEIESRVQSTLQPEHRTFTPYEEDQLIAILENRRDAFYDGVLDDEVIPTTAELAAEEHGDARRAVRLFRNAGEIADEEGDDIVTANHVFEADELVEVELFMEMVKGTPLSGKLLLFALTRLDRNNPEKEWFRTSEIHEVYQTVARDVEVEPKGYNRALELLNKHVTTGVLESKKKEGGDQGKFRSYSLQGDVESTRTGLINSTPELQTLMGW; encoded by the coding sequence ATCTCTACGTATACCTCCACCTTCCGAAAGATCGCAGAGCAGGTAAACGCGAAAGCAGAGAACCCGCTTGATGTCCCCTATCAGGGCCTCTCAGCCGAGCACTATCGGGATCAGAAATTGTGGCCAGTTGTTCAGCGGGAGTTTTCTGGCGGTCTTGTCGTCATCATCGATGAAATCGACAAGCACGGAGAAGTCAACGAGGTCCTCTACACGCTATCACGGTCACAATCAAAAGACGACGTTGACTTCCCAGTCCTTACAATCGGGATTTCGAACGACATCGAATTCAAAGGAGAAATCGAGTCACGGGTTCAATCGACTCTCCAGCCAGAACACCGAACGTTCACGCCATACGAAGAAGACCAGCTCATTGCAATCCTCGAAAATCGACGGGACGCATTTTACGACGGTGTCCTGGATGACGAGGTGATTCCAACCACAGCTGAACTCGCAGCTGAAGAACACGGTGACGCTCGACGGGCAGTCCGATTGTTCCGAAATGCGGGCGAGATCGCTGACGAAGAAGGCGATGATATTGTGACCGCGAATCACGTTTTCGAAGCTGACGAACTCGTCGAAGTTGAGCTCTTTATGGAGATGGTGAAAGGGACTCCGTTGTCCGGGAAATTACTCTTGTTTGCTCTCACACGTCTTGACCGGAATAACCCGGAGAAAGAATGGTTCCGGACGTCAGAGATTCACGAGGTTTACCAAACAGTAGCACGGGACGTCGAAGTAGAACCCAAGGGGTACAATCGTGCGCTTGAGCTTCTGAACAAGCACGTGACGACAGGAGTTCTCGAATCGAAAAAGAAGGAAGGCGGAGATCAGGGGAAGTTCAGGTCGTATTCGCTCCAAGGAGACGTGGAGAGTACACGAACTGGACTGATCAACTCAACGCCGGAACTCCAGACGTTGATGGGATGGTGA
- a CDS encoding MarR family transcriptional regulator → MLRRIELEVLATVDRGDTISELATKLDHSESYLSRAVADLVEKGLVYTERDGRRKRVVPSDTRAVERYQDLVRQHSHIDFPDLLTGKALEVLYYLDQPRTVSEIADRSDNYRNTVNRVLKRFRDRGLVGTADGRYEFNADFDRLHEFARELTHHLHRHRLEAVAPKGTILWEDYDEFLAQAETEIDAEGFHETGLARFAAFDLQFLLTGHRYYVYSENLDAVSPAELCCHMLLIDDGSRHRSYCLLLLSHVDVDEADLREQAAKYGLEDEIDALLRYLETHDEVDDDRLPEWDEFQELAADYEVPLPQ, encoded by the coding sequence GTGCTCCGGCGCATCGAACTCGAGGTCCTCGCCACGGTCGACCGCGGCGACACGATCTCCGAACTCGCGACGAAACTCGACCACAGCGAGAGCTACCTCTCTCGTGCCGTCGCCGACCTCGTCGAGAAGGGGCTCGTCTACACGGAACGCGACGGCCGCCGAAAACGAGTCGTCCCGTCGGATACTCGCGCCGTCGAACGGTACCAGGACCTCGTCCGCCAGCACTCCCATATCGACTTCCCCGATCTACTGACCGGGAAGGCACTCGAGGTGCTGTACTACCTCGACCAGCCGCGAACCGTCTCCGAGATCGCCGACCGGAGCGACAACTACCGCAATACGGTCAACCGGGTCCTCAAGCGGTTTCGCGACCGTGGGCTCGTCGGGACGGCCGACGGCCGCTACGAGTTCAACGCCGACTTCGACCGCCTCCACGAGTTCGCCCGTGAACTCACACACCATCTCCATCGCCATCGCCTCGAAGCCGTTGCCCCGAAGGGCACGATTCTCTGGGAGGACTACGACGAATTTCTCGCCCAGGCTGAGACGGAGATCGACGCCGAGGGATTCCACGAAACTGGCCTCGCTCGATTCGCGGCCTTTGACCTCCAGTTCCTGCTTACCGGCCACCGCTACTACGTCTACTCCGAGAACCTCGACGCAGTCTCGCCGGCGGAGCTCTGCTGTCACATGCTGCTGATCGACGACGGCAGCCGTCACCGCTCGTACTGTCTCCTCCTGCTCAGCCACGTCGACGTCGACGAGGCGGACCTCCGAGAGCAGGCGGCGAAGTATGGCCTCGAAGACGAAATCGACGCCTTGCTCCGCTACCTCGAGACGCACGACGAGGTCGACGACGACCGGCTCCCGGAGTGGGACGAGTTCCAAGAGCTGGCGGCTGACTACGAGGTGCCACTACCACAATGA